A genome region from Glutamicibacter arilaitensis Re117 includes the following:
- a CDS encoding cytochrome P450 produces the protein MNCPYAATASALDQAPLAGDLPAAYPAAINRRYRSIEDPATVRAILARPEHFSPANALATAVPLAPAALRILSRVKFALPEVLASASGPEHLAVRRITAGFFSPAKVRAQREQVRARVREICAGLDTRLRRGEVLDLGTELAAVVPVEIMARMTGFPVPPRSSLKAWSQDSLELFWGWPDEPRQLELARSAAQYYAWLDGAVHEAVQRDDENLFAQLRRTGIGERQLRSLAYFLGIAGQETTSMLISTALHAGLRDHRWSALAHRDTGMAAARQLVGEVLSRASSVPTWRRIATSSIRLGDQEFQAGDELVLRLSGGELGTAADASLAFGHGIHRCLGAGLARMEAELVLAETARLLPTLVADPKAVRFGYSLSFQAPDAVFCRYPNESRHP, from the coding sequence ATGAACTGCCCCTATGCCGCCACGGCGAGCGCCCTGGACCAGGCCCCGCTGGCAGGTGACTTGCCGGCCGCCTACCCGGCCGCCATCAACCGGCGCTACCGGAGTATCGAGGACCCTGCGACGGTGCGCGCCATCCTGGCCCGACCCGAGCACTTCTCCCCCGCCAATGCGCTGGCCACCGCGGTGCCCCTTGCCCCGGCGGCACTGCGCATCCTGAGCCGGGTGAAATTCGCGTTGCCCGAGGTGCTGGCCAGTGCCTCGGGACCGGAGCATCTGGCGGTGCGGCGGATTACCGCCGGGTTCTTCAGCCCGGCCAAGGTCCGCGCCCAACGCGAGCAGGTCCGGGCCCGGGTGCGCGAAATCTGCGCAGGCTTGGATACCCGGCTGCGCCGAGGCGAGGTACTGGACCTGGGCACCGAACTGGCAGCGGTGGTCCCGGTAGAAATCATGGCGCGGATGACCGGCTTCCCGGTGCCGCCGCGCAGCAGCTTGAAGGCCTGGAGCCAGGATTCGCTGGAGCTGTTCTGGGGCTGGCCCGATGAGCCTCGACAGCTTGAACTGGCCCGCAGCGCAGCCCAATACTATGCCTGGCTGGACGGTGCCGTGCATGAGGCGGTGCAACGCGATGACGAAAATCTTTTCGCTCAGCTGCGCCGGACCGGGATTGGCGAGCGGCAATTGCGCTCCCTGGCCTATTTCCTGGGCATCGCCGGGCAGGAAACCACTTCCATGCTCATTTCCACCGCGTTGCACGCAGGCCTTCGCGATCATCGCTGGAGCGCCTTGGCCCACCGGGACACGGGTATGGCTGCCGCACGGCAGCTGGTGGGCGAAGTGCTTTCCCGCGCTTCCTCGGTGCCGACCTGGCGGCGGATTGCCACTAGCTCCATCCGGCTCGGTGACCAGGAGTTCCAGGCCGGGGACGAACTGGTCTTGCGCCTGTCTGGAGGAGAGCTGGGCACTGCCGCTGATGCCTCGCTGGCCTTCGGACACGGCATCCACCGTTGCCTGGGCGCGGGGTTGGCACGGATGGAAGCTGAACTGGTCCTCGCCGAAACTGCTCGGCTGCTGCCGACGCTGGTAGCCGACCCGAAAGCCGTGCGTTTCGGCTACTCGTTATCTTTCCAAGCCCCGGATGCGGTGTTCTGCCGCTACCCGAATGAATCGAGGCACCCATGA
- the bioA gene encoding adenosylmethionine--8-amino-7-oxononanoate transaminase encodes MIATGSKLLARDAGLLWHPYAPLDDGARYAVTAARGTRLSLEDARGERHEVFDGMSSWWSAVHGYRHPALDAAARGQLERFSHVMFGGLTHRPAIELAERLVTLAPEGLSHVFLADSGSISVEVALKLALQYQDAKGRSGRSRFAALRGGYHGDTFATMGICDPVDGMHSAFAPLSAAQVFLPKPPAARRTEQGSWEHSESGMQQWEQATRRLLAAHAPELAGIVCEPVLQGAGGMHVYPPEVLRILRELADDYDLVLIADEIATGFGRTGELFAVQHAGIVPDIMCVGKALTGGYLTLAAMLCTTRIASALASGRGGTGSALLHGPTFMGNPLACAVACASLDLLTGAPGTGSPAQGPWRAQVSALEAGLRAALAPAAQLGHVIDVRVLGGVGAIELDGPVDVTALTRAAVDRGLWVRPFRNLAYVMPPYTSTPSDIAALGQSLVGALEQVHG; translated from the coding sequence ATGATCGCCACCGGTTCGAAGCTGCTCGCCCGGGATGCCGGGCTGCTCTGGCACCCCTATGCACCGCTGGATGACGGGGCCCGCTACGCGGTCACCGCAGCACGCGGTACCCGGCTGTCCCTGGAAGACGCCCGGGGCGAACGCCACGAGGTCTTCGATGGCATGTCCTCATGGTGGTCCGCGGTGCACGGATACCGCCATCCTGCGCTGGATGCCGCCGCGCGTGGCCAGCTGGAGCGCTTCAGCCACGTGATGTTCGGCGGGCTGACCCACCGCCCGGCGATCGAGCTGGCCGAACGACTGGTCACCCTGGCCCCCGAGGGGTTGAGCCATGTGTTCCTGGCCGATTCCGGGTCGATCAGCGTCGAAGTGGCGCTCAAGCTCGCCTTGCAATACCAGGATGCCAAGGGCCGGAGTGGACGCAGCCGTTTCGCGGCGCTGCGCGGCGGCTACCACGGGGACACCTTCGCCACCATGGGCATCTGCGACCCGGTGGATGGCATGCATTCAGCTTTCGCGCCGCTGTCCGCCGCACAGGTGTTCTTGCCCAAGCCCCCTGCGGCACGCCGCACCGAGCAAGGTAGCTGGGAGCATAGCGAATCCGGGATGCAGCAGTGGGAGCAGGCAACCCGCCGGCTGCTGGCGGCGCACGCACCTGAATTGGCCGGGATCGTGTGCGAGCCGGTGCTCCAAGGCGCGGGCGGCATGCACGTCTACCCACCGGAGGTGCTGCGGATCCTGCGCGAGCTGGCCGATGACTACGACCTGGTGCTGATCGCCGACGAGATCGCCACCGGTTTCGGGCGCACCGGGGAACTGTTCGCGGTGCAACATGCCGGGATCGTTCCGGACATCATGTGCGTGGGCAAGGCACTGACCGGAGGCTACCTCACGCTGGCCGCGATGCTCTGCACCACCAGAATCGCCTCGGCCCTGGCCAGCGGCCGCGGTGGCACCGGGTCCGCTCTGTTGCATGGTCCCACCTTCATGGGCAACCCGCTGGCCTGCGCGGTGGCCTGCGCCTCGCTCGATCTGCTCACCGGCGCTCCCGGGACCGGTTCCCCAGCCCAGGGGCCGTGGCGCGCTCAAGTCTCCGCCCTGGAAGCCGGGTTGCGCGCCGCACTGGCACCCGCCGCGCAGCTTGGCCACGTTATCGATGTGCGGGTACTCGGCGGGGTGGGGGCCATCGAACTCGACGGACCGGTGGACGTAACGGCGCTAACCCGGGCCGCGGTGGACCGTGGGCTGTGGGTGCGGCCCTTCCGGAACCTGGCCTATGTCATGCCTCCGTATACCAGCACCCCCAGCGACATCGCCGCCCTGGGCCAGAGCCTGGTCGGCGCGTTGGAGCAAGTTCATGGCTGA
- the map gene encoding type I methionyl aminopeptidase — MIEILTASEVERARETGRLVGNILNTLKHRVQVGTNLLEIDAWTKEMIEEAGAESCYVDYAPSFGSGPFGHYICTGVNDAVLHGLPRDYQLADGDLLTLDLAVTLKGIASDAAISFIVGTAARAEDLKMIETTQRALDAAIAQARPGAKVGDLSFAIGSVLTAEGYKVNMEFGGHGIGSTMHQDPHVSNDGRQGRGYTLRPGLLLAIEPWVMADTNKLVTDGDGWTLRSATGCRTAHTEHTIAITETGAEILTLPSGPLA; from the coding sequence GTGATCGAGATTCTCACCGCCAGTGAAGTAGAGCGCGCCCGCGAGACCGGACGCCTTGTCGGAAACATCCTCAATACGCTCAAGCACCGCGTGCAGGTCGGCACCAACCTTCTGGAGATCGACGCATGGACCAAGGAAATGATCGAAGAAGCAGGAGCGGAATCCTGCTATGTCGACTACGCCCCGTCTTTCGGCAGCGGGCCCTTTGGCCATTACATCTGCACCGGCGTCAATGATGCCGTACTCCATGGCTTGCCTCGCGACTACCAGCTGGCCGATGGCGACCTGCTTACGCTGGATCTGGCCGTCACCTTGAAGGGCATCGCCTCCGATGCGGCCATCAGCTTCATCGTTGGCACCGCTGCGCGTGCAGAAGACCTGAAAATGATCGAAACCACTCAGCGCGCCTTGGATGCGGCCATTGCCCAAGCGCGTCCCGGAGCCAAGGTCGGTGACCTGTCCTTCGCCATCGGGTCGGTGCTCACCGCCGAAGGATACAAGGTCAACATGGAATTCGGTGGCCACGGCATCGGCAGCACCATGCATCAGGACCCGCATGTCTCCAACGATGGGCGCCAGGGCCGAGGCTACACGCTGCGCCCTGGTCTGCTGCTGGCTATCGAACCATGGGTCATGGCCGATACCAACAAGCTGGTGACCGACGGCGACGGTTGGACCCTGCGCAGCGCCACCGGCTGCCGCACCGCACACACCGAGCACACCATTGCGATCACCGAGACCGGAGCGGAGATTCTCACCCTGCCCAGTGGCCCGTTGGCCTAA
- a CDS encoding SLC13 family permease, with the protein MSIKPTAPRSGFRYTAQRSMDQAAEQGNAGAARSRWSKQNAARIIAALVLLGFLGWCAYGAFGPDAGTVQALPAQGALTLAVFALAIWLWVFSPVGDTFIALGAAVVLVLMGVLPEADLFSSLGEDTIWLLLAAFVIAAGITATGLATRAAAWIAAGANTPRQLIHLTTGVLVATAFAVPSTSGRAALAIPVFIALAKALADRRRIVLALSLVFPSVILLSAVASYLGAGAHLITSQILATAGHEGFSFAGWLVYGLPLAFVSSHLCAELVLWMFTRKEDRAEPLAVGIERLQQYSPVPLSGPLTVGQSRAALLVSAVVVLWCTEPLHQLHPAIVALLGSLLVASPGYGSVGLAKALKAVPWSMLIFMAATLTLGTALAGSGAAEWLARKVLGPVEQLGAAAPWVFTVLVVVVSATAHLVIQSRSARSAVLIPLVVSLAPGVGVNAVAIALASTAAAGFCHTLTSSSKPVNLFSEIEGIETYKPADLLRLSAVLGPLMVLLVLVFAFWIWPAMGLPLFL; encoded by the coding sequence ATGAGCATCAAGCCAACTGCGCCACGCTCGGGATTCCGCTACACCGCCCAGCGGTCCATGGACCAGGCCGCGGAACAGGGCAACGCCGGTGCGGCACGAAGCCGCTGGAGCAAGCAGAACGCAGCGCGAATCATCGCCGCACTGGTCTTGCTGGGCTTTCTCGGCTGGTGCGCCTATGGAGCCTTCGGCCCAGATGCGGGGACAGTGCAGGCATTGCCAGCCCAAGGGGCCCTGACCCTGGCGGTCTTCGCCTTGGCCATCTGGCTCTGGGTCTTCTCGCCAGTAGGCGATACCTTTATCGCCTTGGGCGCAGCAGTGGTGCTGGTGCTCATGGGCGTGCTGCCCGAAGCCGACCTGTTCTCCTCGCTGGGAGAAGACACCATTTGGCTCTTGCTGGCCGCCTTCGTGATCGCGGCGGGGATCACCGCCACGGGACTGGCTACCCGCGCCGCAGCATGGATAGCCGCAGGGGCGAACACCCCGCGGCAGCTGATCCACCTGACTACCGGCGTGCTGGTGGCTACCGCATTCGCGGTGCCGTCCACTTCCGGGCGCGCGGCCCTGGCCATTCCGGTCTTCATTGCCCTGGCCAAGGCGCTGGCGGATCGCCGCCGCATCGTCCTGGCCCTGTCCCTGGTTTTCCCCTCGGTTATCCTGCTTTCGGCAGTGGCATCCTATCTGGGCGCCGGAGCGCACCTGATCACCAGCCAGATCCTCGCCACCGCGGGCCATGAAGGATTCTCCTTCGCCGGCTGGCTGGTCTACGGATTGCCGCTGGCTTTCGTTTCCTCCCATCTGTGCGCCGAGCTGGTGCTGTGGATGTTCACCCGCAAGGAGGACCGCGCAGAACCGCTGGCGGTGGGCATCGAGCGGCTGCAGCAGTATTCGCCGGTGCCGCTCTCGGGCCCGCTCACGGTGGGGCAATCCAGGGCAGCGCTGCTGGTCTCGGCTGTGGTGGTGCTCTGGTGCACCGAGCCCCTGCACCAGCTCCATCCCGCCATCGTGGCCCTGCTTGGTTCATTGCTGGTAGCCAGCCCGGGATATGGCTCTGTAGGCCTGGCCAAGGCATTGAAGGCGGTGCCGTGGTCGATGCTCATCTTCATGGCCGCGACCCTTACCCTGGGCACGGCGCTCGCCGGAAGCGGAGCCGCCGAATGGCTGGCCCGCAAGGTGCTTGGCCCCGTCGAGCAGCTCGGCGCTGCCGCACCCTGGGTCTTCACCGTCCTCGTGGTGGTGGTCTCTGCCACGGCGCATCTGGTCATCCAGTCCCGTTCGGCCCGCTCAGCGGTGCTGATTCCGCTGGTGGTCTCGCTGGCCCCGGGCGTCGGGGTCAACGCGGTAGCCATTGCCCTGGCTTCCACCGCCGCTGCCGGTTTCTGCCACACACTGACCAGCAGCTCGAAGCCGGTGAACCTGTTCTCCGAGATCGAGGGCATCGAAACCTATAAGCCGGCAGACCTGCTGCGCCTGAGCGCGGTGCTCGGACCGCTCATGGTCCTGCTGGTCCTGGTCTTCGCCTTCTGGATCTGGCCGGCCATGGGGCTGCCGCTGTTTCTCTGA
- a CDS encoding aminotransferase class I/II-fold pyridoxal phosphate-dependent enzyme, with protein sequence MAEPAPRWETWLGTRARVRELRGLQRNDAPRGRVFDLASNDYLGLAGHRQVRRAAADAALEHGAGAGASRVAGGTFAVHRELEAGLCSYAHRQSALVFSSGYTANLGVLGALGGPGSLFIIDAHAHASLIDGAKLSASAVATAAHNDLEDVARLLHANREDPQGKPRVLVVVESIYSVFGDAAALPKLAALCAQYGALLLVDEAHSLGAVPRGSAVHAAGLAGASHVLSTATLSKALGSQGGAVLLGGSGAQALREQLVNASRTFIFDTGLSPVAAAAALAALRLATPERLAALQSNARLVFEQLRSYSHLADRVDAGAGAVHSVRMSSSAAAFRATAKLAAAGIAVACFRPPSVPDSISRLRLTAHAQHQGPELEIAIRTVARTIAEED encoded by the coding sequence ATGGCTGAGCCCGCTCCACGCTGGGAGACCTGGCTGGGCACCCGCGCCCGGGTGCGCGAACTGCGCGGCTTGCAGCGCAACGATGCGCCCAGGGGCCGGGTCTTCGATCTGGCATCCAACGACTATCTGGGCTTGGCCGGACACCGGCAGGTACGCCGAGCCGCGGCCGATGCGGCGCTGGAGCACGGCGCGGGAGCCGGTGCCAGCCGGGTGGCCGGCGGGACCTTCGCAGTGCACCGGGAGCTGGAAGCCGGGCTCTGCAGCTACGCCCACCGGCAGTCGGCGCTGGTCTTCTCCAGCGGCTACACCGCCAATCTGGGGGTGCTCGGCGCCCTAGGCGGTCCGGGCAGCCTGTTCATCATCGATGCCCATGCCCACGCCAGCCTGATCGATGGCGCCAAGCTTTCGGCATCCGCGGTGGCTACCGCGGCGCACAATGACCTGGAGGATGTCGCCCGCCTGCTGCATGCCAACCGCGAAGATCCGCAGGGCAAGCCGCGGGTGCTGGTGGTGGTCGAATCCATCTATTCGGTCTTCGGGGATGCCGCGGCGCTGCCGAAGCTGGCAGCATTGTGCGCGCAGTACGGGGCGCTGCTGCTGGTGGACGAAGCCCATTCGCTGGGTGCCGTGCCCCGGGGTTCGGCGGTGCATGCGGCCGGGCTGGCCGGTGCTTCGCATGTGCTGTCTACCGCCACGTTGTCCAAGGCGCTGGGTTCCCAGGGCGGTGCCGTGCTCCTGGGCGGATCCGGCGCCCAGGCGCTGCGTGAGCAGCTGGTCAACGCGTCACGCACCTTCATCTTCGACACGGGGCTGTCCCCTGTGGCCGCGGCCGCGGCACTGGCCGCACTGCGCTTGGCCACCCCGGAGCGGCTAGCTGCCCTGCAGTCCAATGCGCGGCTGGTTTTCGAGCAGTTGCGCAGTTATTCGCATCTGGCTGACCGCGTAGACGCCGGGGCTGGAGCGGTCCACTCGGTGCGGATGTCCAGTTCCGCCGCGGCATTCAGGGCAACGGCCAAGCTGGCGGCCGCGGGCATTGCTGTGGCCTGCTTCCGCCCGCCCAGCGTGCCCGACTCGATTTCCCGGTTGAGGCTCACCGCCCATGCCCAGCACCAGGGACCGGAACTTGAAATTGCCATCCGTACGGTGGCCCGAACCATCGCCGAGGAGGATTGA
- the bioD gene encoding dethiobiotin synthase, with protein MIHVITGTDTEVGKTVSTAVLAARALQLGQSVAIYKPAQTGVQGQEPGDAQDAARWLGHPERLTASEGVRLAEPMAPADAALCAGLDPVLALPSLDNHVQRIRELAARHDAVLVEGAGGLLVELTAQGQNIADLAATLSAELVVVARPDLGTLNHSALTLEACLARGFDRGTLLLGSYPAQPSVLHARNLDNLRQLAAGRGWHFAGALPANLVADPAGSRGALHRAAGSLEWRQAAAPVTAT; from the coding sequence ATGATCCACGTCATCACCGGAACCGACACCGAAGTCGGCAAAACCGTATCCACCGCAGTGCTGGCCGCCAGGGCGCTGCAGTTGGGGCAAAGCGTGGCCATCTACAAGCCGGCCCAAACAGGGGTGCAGGGCCAAGAACCCGGCGATGCGCAGGATGCGGCCCGCTGGCTGGGGCATCCCGAGAGGCTGACGGCTTCCGAGGGTGTGCGCCTAGCCGAACCCATGGCACCGGCGGACGCGGCCCTATGCGCCGGATTGGATCCTGTTCTAGCCCTGCCGAGTCTGGACAACCATGTGCAGCGGATCCGCGAATTGGCCGCAAGGCACGATGCGGTGCTCGTCGAGGGTGCCGGCGGGCTGCTGGTGGAGCTGACGGCGCAGGGGCAGAACATTGCGGATCTCGCCGCAACGCTCAGTGCCGAGCTGGTGGTGGTGGCCCGGCCGGATCTGGGTACATTGAACCACAGCGCGCTCACTTTGGAGGCCTGCCTTGCGCGCGGCTTTGATCGCGGGACACTGCTGCTGGGCAGCTATCCGGCACAGCCCTCGGTCCTGCATGCCCGGAATTTGGATAACTTGCGGCAGCTGGCGGCAGGCCGTGGCTGGCACTTCGCCGGGGCGCTGCCCGCGAACCTGGTGGCGGATCCTGCCGGCAGCCGCGGCGCATTGCACCGGGCCGCCGGCTCCTTGGAATGGCGGCAAGCAGCCGCCCCGGTCACCGCGACTTAG
- a CDS encoding helix-turn-helix domain-containing protein, with translation MVRLPLTAREIEQGKNLGALLREARGERTILDVALQAGLSPETLRKIETGRVATPAFSTIAAVASVLDLSLDAIWSALEEANGWHRPESPILAH, from the coding sequence ATGGTCAGACTTCCGCTTACCGCCCGGGAAATCGAACAGGGCAAGAACCTCGGCGCGTTGCTTCGAGAGGCACGCGGCGAACGAACCATCCTTGATGTCGCGCTCCAAGCCGGACTCTCCCCCGAAACCCTGCGGAAAATAGAGACCGGACGTGTAGCCACTCCCGCATTCTCCACCATCGCTGCCGTCGCTTCCGTACTTGATCTCTCCCTTGACGCAATCTGGTCCGCACTGGAAGAGGCCAATGGGTGGCACCGACCCGAAAGCCCTATCCTGGCGCACTGA
- a CDS encoding LLM class flavin-dependent oxidoreductase: MKNIGFLSFGHWTDHPQSGTRSASDALLQAIDLAVAAEELGADGAYFRVHHFAQQYASPFPLLAAIGARTSRIEIGTGVIDMRYENPLYMAEDAGSADLISNRRLQLGISRGSPEQVIDGWRHFGFEPREGESDADMGRRHTERLLEVLSGEGFAEPSPKPMFPNPPGLLRIEPHSDTLRERIWWGSGSNATAVWAAKLGMNLQSSTLKDDESGKPSHVQQAEQIQLYRDAWKEAGHAREPRVSVSRSIFALTDERDWQYFGRDRYSSDQVGNIDAKTRAVFGKSYAGEPDELAKKLAEDEAIAAADTLLLTVPNQLGVDYNAHVIESVLKHVAPLMGWR, from the coding sequence ATGAAGAACATCGGATTTTTGTCCTTCGGCCATTGGACCGACCACCCCCAGTCAGGCACCCGCAGCGCGTCGGACGCCCTGCTGCAGGCCATCGACCTAGCGGTCGCTGCCGAGGAGCTCGGCGCGGACGGCGCCTACTTCCGCGTGCACCATTTCGCCCAGCAGTACGCCTCCCCCTTCCCCCTTTTGGCTGCCATCGGCGCGCGAACCAGCCGCATCGAGATCGGCACCGGCGTGATCGACATGCGCTACGAGAACCCGCTGTACATGGCTGAAGATGCCGGCTCCGCCGACCTGATTTCCAACCGCCGCTTGCAGCTGGGCATCAGCCGCGGTTCGCCCGAGCAGGTCATCGACGGCTGGCGTCACTTCGGCTTCGAACCGCGCGAGGGCGAGTCGGATGCCGACATGGGACGACGGCACACCGAGCGGCTGCTCGAGGTGCTCTCCGGAGAGGGCTTCGCCGAGCCCAGCCCGAAGCCGATGTTCCCCAATCCACCGGGCCTGCTGCGCATCGAGCCGCATTCGGACACCTTGCGCGAACGCATCTGGTGGGGTTCCGGGTCCAATGCCACGGCCGTGTGGGCCGCGAAACTGGGCATGAACCTGCAGAGCTCCACGCTTAAGGACGATGAATCGGGCAAGCCCTCCCACGTCCAGCAGGCCGAACAGATCCAGCTCTACCGCGATGCATGGAAGGAAGCAGGCCACGCGCGCGAACCACGCGTCTCGGTCAGCCGCAGTATCTTCGCGCTGACCGACGAGCGCGACTGGCAGTACTTCGGACGCGACCGCTACAGCTCGGACCAGGTCGGCAACATCGATGCCAAGACCCGTGCGGTCTTCGGCAAGTCCTATGCCGGGGAGCCAGATGAACTAGCCAAGAAACTCGCCGAGGACGAGGCCATCGCCGCGGCGGATACGTTGCTGCTGACTGTCCCGAACCAACTCGGCGTGGACTACAACGCCCACGTCATCGAATCAGTGCTCAAGCACGTGGCTCCGCTGATGGGCTGGCGCTGA
- a CDS encoding 6,7-dimethyl-8-ribityllumazine synthase, whose translation MSKPLNVAFIKASWHADIVDQSLAGFKAEMEASGQEYSINVVSVPGAYEMPLQAQRLAKTGKYDAVVAAALVVDGGIYRHDFVAQAVVGGLMRVQLDTDVPTFSVSLTPHHFHSNDEHQTFYFEHFLKKGAEAARAVRAVAAIEL comes from the coding sequence ATGAGCAAGCCATTAAACGTCGCCTTCATCAAGGCCAGCTGGCATGCGGATATCGTCGACCAGTCGCTGGCAGGCTTCAAGGCCGAGATGGAAGCTTCCGGGCAGGAATACAGCATCAATGTCGTCAGCGTACCCGGCGCCTACGAAATGCCGCTGCAGGCCCAGCGCTTGGCAAAGACCGGGAAGTACGATGCCGTGGTAGCCGCAGCCCTCGTGGTTGACGGAGGCATCTATCGCCACGATTTCGTTGCCCAGGCAGTGGTGGGCGGCTTGATGCGAGTACAGCTGGATACCGATGTGCCAACCTTCTCGGTCAGCCTGACTCCGCATCACTTCCACTCGAACGATGAGCACCAGACCTTCTACTTCGAGCACTTTCTCAAGAAGGGCGCCGAGGCTGCCCGCGCTGTTCGAGCCGTGGCGGCTATCGAGCTCTAG
- a CDS encoding PH domain-containing protein, giving the protein MIDFNNSSVFKLGPWDLSQVAPEIVPMMVTGEELLSAFKGARDYVVFSNKRLIAVNVQGMTGKKRDYTSLPYSKVQSFSVETAGTFDLDAELDLWFSGLGKVRLEFKGKVDVRALSQLIASYVL; this is encoded by the coding sequence ATGATTGATTTCAATAATTCCTCTGTCTTCAAATTGGGCCCATGGGACCTTTCACAAGTCGCACCGGAGATCGTACCCATGATGGTCACTGGCGAAGAGCTACTAAGCGCTTTCAAGGGTGCACGCGACTACGTGGTCTTCAGCAACAAGAGACTCATCGCCGTCAATGTGCAAGGCATGACCGGCAAAAAGCGGGATTACACCTCGTTACCGTATTCGAAAGTCCAGTCGTTCTCCGTTGAAACAGCTGGAACCTTCGATCTGGATGCGGAGCTGGACCTGTGGTTCAGCGGGTTGGGCAAAGTTCGTCTGGAGTTCAAGGGCAAAGTTGATGTCCGGGCCCTCTCTCAGCTCATCGCCTCCTACGTGCTCTAG
- a CDS encoding DUF6308 family protein yields the protein MQLRSKVDFSTAVEDVRDYFGTMGNGRPKYSGSRFETLGEGVDTDPHRITATDLVAVSMLSVDVPAQASLGILETLAEQISELLSQIPQDLKFENLTPELFEKYLDEGSPADKLWSLLRQHEDPWKVGQTTASKIMARKRPDLIPVYDSVVKAVAGIEGSGEQWIVWYSAFHDGSSEAAEFVGKLRAIRAEAGQPHLSLLRILDIALWKQGKREIRHL from the coding sequence ATGCAACTTCGATCAAAAGTAGACTTCAGCACTGCGGTAGAAGATGTAAGGGACTATTTCGGGACCATGGGAAACGGTCGGCCCAAGTATTCTGGATCGCGCTTTGAAACTCTTGGTGAAGGTGTCGATACTGATCCACATCGAATCACTGCGACCGACTTGGTGGCGGTATCGATGCTCTCCGTTGACGTGCCAGCGCAGGCTTCCTTGGGAATCCTCGAAACGCTAGCCGAGCAAATCAGCGAATTGCTGTCCCAGATTCCGCAGGACTTGAAGTTCGAGAATTTGACGCCAGAATTATTCGAGAAATATCTCGATGAGGGATCGCCTGCGGATAAATTGTGGTCGCTTCTACGGCAACATGAAGACCCTTGGAAGGTCGGCCAAACCACGGCAAGCAAGATCATGGCTCGCAAGCGGCCGGACTTGATTCCGGTTTACGATTCGGTTGTCAAAGCAGTTGCCGGGATCGAAGGCAGTGGAGAACAATGGATCGTTTGGTACTCCGCCTTCCACGACGGTTCTTCCGAGGCCGCGGAATTTGTAGGCAAGCTCAGAGCGATCAGGGCTGAGGCCGGCCAACCTCATTTGTCGTTATTACGAATTTTGGATATTGCATTATGGAAGCAAGGAAAGCGCGAAATAAGGCATTTGTAG